A genomic region of Equus caballus isolate H_3958 breed thoroughbred chromosome 1, TB-T2T, whole genome shotgun sequence contains the following coding sequences:
- the OR11G2I gene encoding olfactory receptor family 11 subfamily G member 2I (The RefSeq protein has 4 substitutions, 1 frameshift compared to this genomic sequence), with the protein MGLFTAHRPMKIPNNSNAITGFILLGFPCPREGQILLFVLFSVVYLLTLMGNGSIICAVRWDQRLHTPMYILLANFSFLEICYVTSTVPNMLANFLSDTKVISFSGCFLQFYFFFSLGSTECFFLTIMAFDRYLAICRPLHYPTRMTGRLCTNLVASCWALGFLWFLIPIIIVSQMSFCGSRIINHFLCDPGPLLALACKKAPVVELVFSTLNAVPVIILFLLIMGSYALVLRAVLKAPSSAGRRKAFSTCGSHLAVVSLFYGSVLVMYGSSVTEQEAGTQKIVTLFYSVVTPLINPVIYSLRNKDMKKALQTFLRI; encoded by the exons ATGGGTCTTTTCACAGCTCATAGACCCATGAAAATCCCCAACAACTCCAACGCCATCACTGGCTTCATCCTCCTGGGCTTCCCTtgccccagggaggggcagatcctcctctttgtgctctTCTCTGTTGTCTACCTCCTGACCCTCATGGGCAATGGTTCCATCATCTGTGCTGTGCGCTGGGATCAGAgactccacacccccatgtacatCCTGCTCGCCAACTTCTCCTTCCTGGAGATCTGCTACGTCACCTCCACTGTCCCCAACATGTTGGCCAACTTCCTCTCTGACACCAAGGTCATCTCCTTCTCTGGATGCTTTCTCCagttctactttttcttctccttgggtTCTACAGAGTGCTTTTTCTTGACTATTATGGCATTTGATCGATATCTCGCCATCTGCCGGCCTCTACATTACCCTACTTGGATGACAGGACGTCTCTGCACTAATCTTGTGGTCAGCTGCTGGGCACTTGGTTTCCTCTGGTTCTTGATTCCCATCATCATCGTCTCCCAGATGTCTTTCTGTGGATCCAGGATTATCAACCACTTCCTGTGTGACCCAGGTCCTCTTCTAGC CGCTTGCAAAAAAGCTCCTGTGGTAGAGCTTGTCTTCTCCACTTTGAATGCTGTGCCCGTcatcattctctttctcctcatcaTGGGGTCCTATGCTCTGGTCCTAAGAGCTGTATTGAAAGTTCCTTCAGCAGCTGGGAGAAGAAAGGCTTTCTCCACCTGTGGGTCTCATCTGGCTGTGGTTTCACTGTTCTATGGCTCAGTGCTGGTCATGTATGGGAGCTCAGTAACTGAGCAAGAAGCTGGAACACAGAAGATTGTGACTCTTTTTTATTCTGTTGTGACACCACTCATTAACCCTGTGATATATAGTCTTCGGAACAAAGATATGAAAAAGGCCCTGCAGACATTTCTGAGAATATAA